The Camelina sativa cultivar DH55 chromosome 16, Cs, whole genome shotgun sequence sequence ttatgagCCTAACCTCTGATTCTACTATAAATAGTTGTCATACTATATATCTAACCACTATTCTTATCTTTGCAGGCACTGTAAATGAAAGAGTTCGAGAAGCTCATAGGAACATATCTGCTCCAACTATTATGCTTTTTCCAGGTTCAATATTGCTCTCGTAATCAATTTGTCTACCAAACCATCATTGTTTCCTTAAAACTTCTGTTTGCGCTCACTGCAGAAGGAACAACTACCAACGGAGACTACTTACTTACATTCAAGACAGGTGCATTTTTGGCTGGAACTCCTGTTCTTCCggtgattttaaaatatccttACGAGCGCTTCAGCGTGGCATGGGATACAATATCCGGGGTGAgtatttcttattaaaaaatttgcGGTTTTCTCAGAAGTTCCGCTTCTAAACAGGTTTTGTTTAGGTGAGTTACAAGAATcgtgtttcttgttttgcaggCACGCCACATCTTATTCCTTCTCTGTCAATTCGTAAATCACTTGGAAGTCATACGGTTACCTGTATACTACCCAtcacaagaagagaaagatgatccCAAACTTTATGCTAGCAATGTTCGGAGATTAATGGCCACCGAGGTATTGCTTTCCCAACTGCAGTAAGACTTGacctgtatatatatacttttggcTTGTGTGTTATTGCTCACCAACGTTTGGTTGTGCTTGTCTTTCTGTTGCTTTCAGGGTAACTTGATTTTATCGGATTTGGGACTTGGCGACAAAAGGATATATCACGCAACTCTCAATGGTAATCTTAGTCAAACCCGTGATTTCCATcagaaagaagaatgaaaatttACTGGCCTGACAATGTTTGTAATGTAGTagtcattaccaaaaaaacaaccaTGCCTgtgattgaatgaataatggatCTTTGATGATAATAAAAGCCAAATGTTTGATTACACGACTCAGGCTTTCTATCTGTCTCTTTAACTATTGTGTTATAGTGAGTTTTCAATAAATCAGAAAAGAGGCTGTGGATGGGATGGAAAGTTTGGGCATGTAAATCTGAAGCATCTCTTTCGTGTTCGTGCAGGTTTGTTTTGCAAAAGCTAATATGGACACTCGAAATTCGTGGTCCGTATATTTCATTTATTCATAGGAGAAGGAAACACTTTTAACACAACTATACAGAGAATACATCTCATTTCTGAAActtgtatttcttttttggtcTCTGTTTCTATCTGAAGCAACTTtagacacacacatacacacacagcAAATAGTTCTTCGTCCTCTTAAGAACTTCAATGATTTAATCGAATGTCAGGTTCAAATCTTGCAGGCGAATTCAAAACTTAGAATATATAATGttcttgattgattttgttctaACAGGAGGGAACAACGGTAGCTTAACCAAATAATACATGGTACTAAGCTTCTTTCCTTCTTCCTTATGGACGAGACGAGACACAAAtctacaaaagaataaacaaacagaACAGTGCTATTATAGGGTGGCACATAACTTTGCTGAAAACTAGCTTAGGGTTCTTCagctccttcttcatcttcttgtatCATGTTCACAAGCATATCGACTTGCTCTTTTAACATAGTGTTCTCTCTTTCAATCTCTGTCCTCTTGCTTCTCTCTTGTAGCAGCTGAAGTTGCAGATGCTCTAAGCACCGTGAATCCTCTTCTAGCTGCTCGTTTAACCCATCTATCTCTCGATCCTGTCATAATCccttaataaaaaaatcccCAACAACCACAAAACATGAGCAAAAAACCTGCACTATGTATGGTTTAAGTTTTACCTTTCTGTTCATTTCTTGGACAGCGATTCTTCGCATGCTCTCAACTACATCGACATTGACAAGCTTCCTCTTCTTACCAATCAACCAGCCTTTAGGGTAGTTGGCAGCCTCGAAATCTGGCGGTGGCAACAAGGAATCAGCCGCTGTTGGTCGCTTTCCGTTCAAGTTTGTAATGGGTTCAAGTGGCTCAAAGAGAGCTTTTCTTTTCTCGGACAGAATAGGAGTTGTGGTCATTGGTTCCCCAACTTTCTCGGTCTCCATTGCTGTTATCTCGTTCTTCTCTGGTGTGACCTCCATAACAGCCTCGGGTGTCTTGTCTGGGTTCACCGATGCTGCAACCAAAATAGTTAAAGCTTTGAGTTCCAAACTCACATGCAAACGGATCAGAGCAATTTACTTAAGttaataaaagtttttgattttccAAGCAAAAGCTCCATGTCGAGATCTCTGAGCACATACTTTAAGGAGATAGGTCACAGGAAGCTAATTCAAGCATGGCTTACACGATTAGTACTATGAGAGTGCTCAAAGCCCAAATCTTTCAGACGAGAAATAGAAAGGGTAGCTAAAAAATAATGGATGGGTCAgtgagaaaacaagaaagagaggaaaagaagagaacCTGATCTTTTCCTTGATTTCCACGCGATCTTGGTGGTAGAGACAGGGAAAAAACCTCCGACAAAACCATCACTGACTGTCTTGTTTGTCTGCGTATTCTCTTTCTCAAATCCAACCCCTTTCTCCATCTACCTCTAATCTGAAAAACCCACACACGAATTTTGGAGAAGGAGANNNNNNNNNNNNNNNNNNNNNNNNNNNNNNNNNNNNNNNNNNNNNNNNNNNNNNNNNNNNNNNNNNNNNNNNNNNNNNNNNNNNNNNNNNNNNNNNNNNNNNNNNNNNNNNNNNNNNNNNNNNNNNNNNNNNNNNNNNNNNNNNNNNNNNNNNNNNNNNNNNNNNNNNNNNNNNNNNNNNNNNNNNNNNNNNNNNNNNNNNNNNNNNNNNNNNNNNNNNNNNNNNNNNNNNNNNNNNNNNNNNNNNNNNNNNNNNNNNNNNNNNNNNNNNNNNNNNNNNNNNNNNNNNNNNNNNNNNNNNNNNNNNNNNNNNNNNNNNNNNNNNNNNNNNNNNNNNNNNNNNNNNNNNNNNNNNNNNNNNNNNNNNNNNNNNNNNNNNNNNNNNNNNNNNNNNNNNNNNNNNNNNNNNNNNNNNNNNNNNNNNNNNNNNNNNNNNNNNNNNNNNNNNNNNNNNNNNNNNNNNNNNNNNNNNNNNNNNNNNNNNNNNNNNNNNNNNNNNNNNNNNNNNNNNNNNNNNNNNNNNNNNNNNNNNNNNNNNNNNNNNNNNNNNNNNNNNNNNNNNNNNNNNNNNNNNNNNNNNNNNNNNNNNNNNNNNNNNNNNNNNNNNNNNNNNNNNNNNNNNNNNNNNNNNNNNNNNNNNNNNNNNNNNNNNNNNNNNNNNNNNNNNNNNNNNNNNNNNNNNNNNNNNNNNNNNNNNNNNNNNNNNNNNNNNNNNNNNNNNNNNNNNNNNNNNNNNNNNNNNNNNNNNNNNNNNNNNNNNNNNNNNNNNNNNNNNNNNNNNNNNNNNNNNNNNNNNNNNNNNNNNNNNNNNNNNNNNNNNNNNNNNNNNNNNNNNNNNNNNNNNNNNNNNNNNNNNNNNNNNNNNNNNNNNNNNNNNNNNNNNNNNNNNNNNNNNNNNNNNNNNNNNNNNNNNNNNNNNNNNNNNNNNNNNNNNNNNNNNNNNNNNNNNNNNNNNNNNNNNNNNNNNNNNNNNNNNNNNNNNNNNNNNNNNNNNNNNNNNNNNNNNNNNNNNNNNNNNNNNNNNNNNNNNNNNNNNNNNNNNNNNNNNNNNNNNNNNNNNNNNNNNNNNNNNNNNNNNNNNNNNNNNNNNNNNNNNNNNNNNNNNNNNNNNNNNNNNNNNNNNNNNNNNNNNNNNNNNNNNNNNNNNNNNNNNNNNNNNNNNNNNNNNNNNNNNNNNNNNNNNNNNNNNNNNNNNNNNNNNNNNNNNNNNNNNNNNNNNNNNNNNNNNNNNNNNNNNNNNNNNNNNNNNNNNNNNNNNNNNNNNNNNNNNNNNNNNNNNNNNNNNNNNNNNNNNNNNNNNNNNNNNNNNNNNNNNNNNNNNNNNNNNNNNNNNNNNNNNNNNNNNNNNNNNNNNNNNNNNNNNNNNNNNNNNNNNNNNNNNNNNNNNNNNNNNNNNNNNNNNNNNNNNNNNNNNNNNNNNNNNNNNNNNNNNNNNNNNNNNNNNNNNNNNNNNNNNNNNNNNNNNNNNNNNNNNNNNNNNNNNNNNNNNNNNNNNNNNNNNNNNNNNNNNNNNNNNNNNNNNNNNNNNNNNNNNNNNNNNNNNNNNNNNNNNNNNNNNNNNNNNNNNNNNNNNNNNNNNNNNNNNNNNNNNNNNNNNNNNNNNNNNNNNNNNNNNNNNNNNNNNNNNNNNNNNNNNNNNNNNNNNNNNNNNNNNNNNNNNNNNNNNNNNNNNNNNNNNNNNNNNNNNNNNNNNNNNNNNNNNNNNNNNNNNNNNNNNNNNNNNNNNNNNNNNNNNNNNNNNNNNNNNNNNNNNNNNNNNNNNNNNNNNNNNNNNNNNNNNNNNNNNNNNNNNNNNNNNNNNNNNNNNNNNNNNNNNNNNNNNNNNNNNNNNNNNNNNNNNNNNNNNtttttttttttttttttttttttgttgttgtctgaaAAATTTAGAAGTCGAAAAAAATAGTTGTCTTATCGTATTCTTCTTACGTGGGACCTTTTTCCCTCTTTATTCCACAGCTAATTTTTCATTcatcctttttatttatttatagattcTACAATTCATCTTTAATCCTTTCgtaaattgaaaagaaaaaattgcgGAAAATATTACTAAAGTTTATTAAGGATGTACTATTGATTATGATCCACAGGTCTCCTCTCGGCACAGTTCTTGCTTTGTTGATTAAACATGATAACTTTCTTTTTTCAACTCTAGTCAAGGACTCAAGGTAATATTATAATCAATGACCGTTGAGACTTATTCAAANCGTTACCTCGTTCTTCTCCGGTGTGGCCTCCATGATAGCCTCGGGTGTCTTGTCTGGGTTCACCGATGCTGGAACCAAAATAGCTAAAGCTTTGAGTTCCAAACTCACATGCAAACGGATCAGAGCAATTTACTAAAGTTATAAAAGTTTTTGATTATCCAAGCTAAAGCTCCATGTGGAGATCTCTGAGCACATACTTTGAGGAGACAGGTCACAGAGAGCAAATTCAAGCATGGCTTACACGATTGGTACTATCAGAGTGCTTAAAAGCCCAAATCTTTCAGACGAGAAATAGAAAGGGTAGCTAAAAAAATAATGGATGGGTCTctgagaaaacaagaaagagaggaaaagaagagaacCTGATCTTTTCCTTGATTTCCACGCGATCTTGGTGGTAGAGACAGGGAAAAAACCTCCGACAAGACCATCACTGACTGTCTTGTTTGTCTGCGTATTCTCTTTCTCAAATCCAACCCCTTTCTCCATCTAATCTCTAATCTGAAAAAACCCACACAAGAAttttggagaaggagaagatgataaCGTACAAGGGATCGATATCCGAAGAAAAGAGGGCTCTCTGTTAGAATTCAGTTGAACGGTAATGATTTGGCGTTTTGGTTACGACTACGAAAAGGCTTTTGCTTTGTGCTTCAGACTTGTGACTTCTtaattgtttttcctttttttNNNNNNNNNNNNNNNNNNNNNNNNNNNNNNNNNNNNNNNNNNNNNNNNNNNNNNNNNNNNNNNNNNNNNNNNNNNNNNNNNNNNNNNNNNNNNNNNNNNNNNNNNNNNNNNNNNNNNNNNNNNNNNNNNNNNNNNNNNNNNNNNNNNNNNNNNNNNNNNNNNNNNNNNNNNNNNNNNNNNNNNNNNNNNNNNNNNNNNNNNNNNNNNNNNNNNNNNNNNNNNNNNNNNNNNNNNNNNNNNNNNNNNNNNNNNNNNNNNNNNNNNNNNNNNNNNNNNNNNNNNNNNNNNNNNNNNNNNNNNNNNNNNNNNNNNNNNNNNNNNNNNNNNNNNNNNNNNNNNNNNNNNNNNNNNNNNNNNNNNNNNNNNNNNNNNNNNNNNNNNNNNNNNNNNNNNNNNNNNNNNNNNNNNNNNNNNNNNNNNNNNNNNNNNNNNNNNNNNNNNNNNNNNNNNNNNNNNNNNNNNNNNNNNNNNNNNNNNNNNNNNNNNNNNNNNNNNNNNNNNNNNNNNNNNNNNNNNNNNNNNNNNNNNNNNNNNNNNNNNNNNNNNNNNNNNNNNNNNNNNNNNNNNNNNNNNNNNNNNNNNNNNNNNNNNNNNNNNNNNNNNNNNNNNNNNNNNNNNNNNNNNNNNNNNNNNNNNNNNNNNNNNNNNNNNNNNNNNNNNNNNNNNNNNNNNNNNNNNNNNNNNNNNNNNNNNNNNNNNNNNNNNNNNNNNNNNNNNNNNNNNNNNNNNNNNNNNNNNNNNNNNNNNNNNNNNNNNNNNNNNNNNNNNNNNNNNNNNNNNNNNNNNNNNNNNNNNNNNNNNNNNNNNNNNNNNNNNNNNNNNNNNNNNNNNNNNNNNNNNNNNNNNNNNNNNNNNNNNNNNNNNNNNNNNNNNNNNNNNNNNNNNNNNNNNNNNNNNNNNNNNNNNNNNNNNNNNNNNNNNNNNNNNNNNNNNNNNNNNNNNNNNNNNNNNNNNNNNNNNNNNNNNNNNNNNNNNNNNNNNNNNNNNNNNNNNNNNNNNNNNNNNNNNNNNNNNNNNNNNNNNNNNNNNNNNNNNNNNNNNNNNNNNNNNNNNNNNNNNNNNNNNNNNNNNNNNNNNNNNNNNNNNNNNNNNNNNNNNNNNNNNNNNNNNNNNNNNNNNNNNNNNNNNNNNNNNNNNNNNNNNNNNNNNNNNNNNNNNNNNNNNNNNNNNNNNNNNNNNNNNNNNNNNNNNNNNNNNNNNNNNNNNNNNNNNNNNNNNNNNNNNNNNNNNNNNNNNNNNNNNNNNNNNNNNNNNNNNNNNNNNNNNNNNNNNNNNNNNNNNNNNNNNNNNNNNNNNNNNNNNNNNNNNNNNNNNNNNNNNNNNNNNNNNNNNNNNNNNNN is a genomic window containing:
- the LOC104752417 gene encoding uncharacterized protein LOC104752417 isoform X1, producing MEKGVGFEKENTQTNKTVSDGLVGGFFPVSTTKIAWKSRKRSASVNPDKTPEAIMEATPEKNEVTAMETEKVGEPMTTTPILSEKRKALFEPLEPITNLNGKRPTAADSLLPPPDFEAANYPKGWLIGKKRKLVNVDVVESMRRIAVQEMNRKDREIDGLNEQLEEDSRCLEHLQLQLLQERSKRTEIERENTMLKEQVDMLVNMIQEDEEGAEEP
- the LOC104752417 gene encoding uncharacterized protein LOC104752417 isoform X2 — encoded protein: MEKGVGFEKENTQTNKTVSDGFVGGFFPVSTTKIAWKSRKRSASVNPDKTPEAVMEVTPEKNEITAMETEKVGEPMTTTPILSEKRKALFEPLEPITNLNGKRPTAADSLLPPPDFEAANYPKGWLIGKKRKLVNVDVVESMRRIAVQEMNRKDREIDGLNEQLEEDSRCLEHLQLQLLQERSKRTEIERENTMLKEQVDMLVNMIQEDEEGAEEP